Proteins encoded together in one Lathyrus oleraceus cultivar Zhongwan6 chromosome 5, CAAS_Psat_ZW6_1.0, whole genome shotgun sequence window:
- the LOC127081473 gene encoding E3 ubiquitin-protein ligase SDIR1-like produces the protein MDEYHCDVYENHSSDFDLFSLCPTDRYFKVEFNCTNMYVLSARRFRTTNVTKCHNFLDITKDQMIQKPTIVSWLLRMDIPQDAYGVVVAKILECLDDMVKTTHKNSRVFSIRVDICITRASEDEDSESDEDGDGDGVNASNESGEDYNDEDEDGDDNGDEDIEFVPAAKWCIEKLEKVEKEGKCSICLEDFNVCLVMPCSHMYHSKCISDWLEISHFCPLCRFELPI, from the coding sequence ATGGATGAATATCATTGTGATGTATATGAAAATCACTCTTCTGATTTTGATCTCTTCTCTCTTTGTCCCACCGATAGATATTTTAAGGTGGAATTTAATTGCACCAATATGTATGTTTTGAGTGCGAGGAGGTTTAGAACTACCAATGTTACAAAGTGTCACAATTTTTTAGATATAACAAAGGATCAAATGATTCAAAAACCAACCATTGTGTCATGGCTTCTTCGAATGGATATACCTCAAGATGCTTATGGGGTCGTAGTGGCGAAAATTTTAGAATGTTTAGACGATATGGTGAAAACGACTCATAAAAATTCTAGGGTTTTTTCTATTCGAGTTGATATTTGTATTACAAGAGCTAGCGAAGATGAAGATAGCGAAAGTGATGAAGATGGTGATGGAGATGGAGTTAATGCAAGTAACGAAAGTGGTGAAGATTACAATGACGAGGATGAGGATGGCGATGACAATGGCGATGAAGATATTGAGTTTGTTCCTGCGGCAAAGTGGTGTATTGAGAAATTGGAGAAAGTTGAAAAAGAAGGAAAATGTAGTATTTGTCTAGAAGATTTTAATGTTTGTCTTGTTATGCCATGTTCGCATATGTATCATTCAAAATGTATCAGTGATTGGTTGGAGATCAGTCATTTTTGTCCGTTATGTAGGTTTGAGTTGCCCATTTAA
- the LOC127081474 gene encoding cation/H(+) antiporter 28: MPFGLPTVTSPFLCGDKLGNLILGLAKNFSLFMVMVILCNGLHFFLKSYSQPRITSHMIVGVIVGNIGFVRVLFEKFNLTFGFIIDFGMMAYMFALGIEMDPYILLQKPSRHVRVACSGVGMTFLLAILICPLVMYFPNIDKIIEFSLAFSILMSSTDSPVLTRLITQLKIGKSDIGKLVIASAMHSDFMCYCILSICYIFGPLPDICSDLHLEFDSRKRMRMGFAVLGEVVFTLVVSPFFMSWVNNENPDGRPMKGPHLILSIAFVVLMCSSSVLTGYTPILSAFIVGVCFPKEGRVSKWVVTKINYLLNTIFFYIFFLWVGFEADLRQFEGRNVNTWVKVLMLNLVSIIGKISGALVSGAIQGFRWPEATSIGLLLTAKGHLHIYLAVKVMSCGKATTVSTVIGMIFAIFFTIIYMPSVVALIIKRAKKRSPTHRLALQSIDPSSELRIMVCVHGPQNVPASVSFVEITKGGADPGILVYVADMIELTNEISVNFEKDEGVHTATVKDKEVMEMREKITNAFQAHVLDNGEGITLKRTMALSTINNMPQDICVLAEDLMVALVILPFHRLQRQDRTLDGGNQGFRYVNRKVLRSAPCSVGILVDRGFGSLERLTRCQESENVAVIFIGGKDDREALAYTSRVARHPGVNLTVIRFLVDTTAESSRLVGYRIILPDQEEEMQLDDECFAEFYEKHVIGGRIAYTEKHLANASETFSILKSFEGQYSLVIVGREGGVNSILTRGMNDWQQCPELGPIGDVLSGPDFAVTLSVLIIQQHRLKGEIDGLDEDFSVMSYNNNKD, translated from the exons ATGCCTTTTGGCTTGCCAACGGTAACGTCACCTTTTCTATGTGGTGACAAGCTAGGCAATCTCATTCTTGGGTTAGCTAAAAACTTTTCTCTATTTATGGTCATGGTGATTTTGTGCAATGGTTTGCATTTCTTTCTTAAGTCTTATTCGCAGCCTCGAATCACTTCTCATATGATC GTAGGAGTAATCGTCGGAAACATAGGATTCGTGCGTGTTTTATTCGAgaaattcaacttgacttttGGATTTATAATTGATTTTGGGATGATGGCTTATATGTTTGCATTAGGGATAGAAATGGATCCATACATTCTGTTACAGAAACCATCAAGACATGTTAGGGTTGCGTGTTCGGGCGTTGGCATGACATTCTTATTAGCGATTTTAATATGTCCTTTAGTAATGTACTTTCCGAACATAGATAAAATAATAGAATTCTCCTTAGCTTTCTCGATCCTAATGTCGAGCACGGATTCGCCTGTGTTGACGCGTTTAATAACACAGCTCAAAATCGGAAAATCAGATATCGGGAAGCTTGTAATCGCGTCTGCAATGCACTCGGATTTCATGTGCTATTGTATACTTTCAATTTGTTACATATTTGGTCCACTACCTGATATTTGCAGTGATTTGCACCTTGAGTTTGATTCTAGAAAACGGATGAGAATGGGTTTCGCCGTCTTAGGAGAGGTGGTATTCACATTAGTAGTTTCGCCGTTTTTTATGAGTTGGGTTAATAATGAAAATCCGGATGGTAGACCTATGAAAGGTCCGCATTTGATACTTTCGATTGCGTTTGTGGTGTTAATGTGTTCTTCTTCGGTTTTAACCGGTTATACACCGATTTTAAGTGCTTTTATAGTTGGTGTTTGTTTTCCTAAGGAGGGTAGGGTTTCAAAATGGGTTGTTACCAAAATCAACTATTTGTTGAATACAATTTTCTTTTACATTTTTTTCTTGTGGGTTGGGTTTGAAGCAGATTTGAGGCAGTTTGAAGGAAGAAATGTTAACACATGGGTAAAAGTACTTATGCTTAATCTTGTGTCGATAATCGGAAAAATTTCGGGAGCACTTGTTTCGGGGGCAATACAAGGGTTTCGCTGGCCGGAAGCGACTTCAATAGGGTTGCTTCTTACTGCAAAGGGTCATTTGCATATCTACTTGGCTGTCAAAGTG ATGAGTTGTGGCAAAGCAACGACTGTGTCCACTGTGATTGGGATGATATTTGCAATCTTTTTCACGATTATATACATGCCATCAGTTGTAGCGCTTATCATAAAACGTGCAAAGAAAAGATCGCCTACTCATCGTTTAGCGCTTCAGTCGATCGATCCATCAAGCGAGCTACGGATTATGGTATGTGTTCATGGACCTCAAAATGTTCCTGCGTCCGTAAGCTTTGTGGAGATTACGAAAGGTGGAGCTGATCCGGGTATTCTAGTGTATGTCGCTGACATGATCGAACTAACGAACGAAATATCGGTGAATTTTGAGAAGGATGAAGGAGTTCACACAGCAACCGTGAAAGACAAAGAAGTAATGGAAATGAGAGAGAAAATAACAAACGCGTTCCAAGCGCATGTTTTAGATAACGGTGAAGGTATTACGTTGAAAAGAACGATGGCGTTATCGACGATTAATAATATGCCACAAGACATATGTGTTTTAGCAGAGGACTTGATGGTTGCGCTTGTCATATTACCGTTCCATCGGCTTCAACGTCAAGATCGAACATTGGATGGTGGTAATCAAGGGTTCAGATATGTTAATCGAAAG GTACTACGAAGCGCGCCTTGTTCTGTTGGGATTCTAGTAGATAGAGGTTTTGGATCGTTAGAACGTTTAACGAGATGTCAAGAATCGGAAAACGTGGCGGTAATATTCATAGGTGGGAAAGACGATAGAGAAGCACTTGCGTATACGAGCCGTGTCGCGCGACATCCAGGAGTAAATCTGACTGTGATAAGATTCCTAGTAGATACAACTGCAGAGTCGTCTAGATTAGTTGGATACAGAATCATCCTCCCGGATCAGGAGGAGGAAATGCAGTTGGATGATGAATGTTTTGCAGAGTTCTACGAGAAACATGTGATTGGAGGAAGAATTGCGTATACGGAGAAACATCTTGCAAATGCTTCCGAGACTTTCTCTATTCTCAAGTCATTTGAAGGGCAGTACTCGTTGGTTATTGTAGGACGAGAAGGAGGGGTGAACTCGATTTTAACAAGAGGGATGAATGATTGGCAGCAGTGTCCTGAACTTGGACCTATAGGCGATGTTCTTTCGGGACCGGATTTCGCAGTAACGCTTTCGGTTTTGATCATTCAACAACACAGACTTAAAGGAGAAATAGATGGATTAGATGAGGATTTTTCTGTCATgtcatataataataataaagatTAG
- the LOC127085605 gene encoding DNA topoisomerase 2 codes for MEKRPLQTSNAANIPSKTIEEMYQKKTQLEHILLRPDTYVGSIEKHTQNLWVYENDEMVHRAVSYVPGLYKIFDEILVNAADNKQRDPSMDSLKVTIDPEANTVSVYNNGDGVPVEIHQEEKVYVPELIFGHLLTSSNYDDNVKKTTGGRNGYGAKLTNIFSTEFIIETADGRRLKKYKQVFSNNMGTKCEPVITKCKASENWTKVTFKPDLEKFKMAYLEEDVVALMKKRVLDMAGCFGKTVKVELNGTLIRFKSFRDYADLFLKCAEKSKPMPLPRIHAKVGDRWEICISLSDGQFQQVSFVNSIATIKGGTHVDYITNQITTYIMNKVNKKKKDANVKAHTVKNHLWVFVNSLIDNPAFDSQTKETLTTRQASFGSKCDVPESMLKDVEKSGIVDTLLSWADFKQSKDLKKTDGTKTQRLRGIVKLEDANEAGGRNSEKCTLILTEGDSAKALAMAGLSVVGRDHYGVFPLRGKLLNVREASSKQIMDNEEIQNIKKILGLQQNKEYTNVKSLRYGHLMIMADQDHDGSHIKGLLINFIHSFWPSLLKVPSFLVEFTTPIIRASHPNKTITSFYSMPEYEAWKERLGNSATSWKIKYYKGLGTSTPQEGREYFSDLGKHRKDFIWDDELDGNAIELAFSKKKAEDRKIWMRNFEPGTCRDHEAKLINYKDFVNKELILFSRADLQRSIPSMVDGLKPGQRKILFGSFKKKLYKEIKVAQFIGYVSEHSAYHHGEQSLASTIIGMAQDFVGSNNINLLKPNGQFGTRNLGGKDHASARYIYTELSPVTRCLFHEHDDKLLEYLNEDGKSIEPNWYMPIIPLVLVNGSEGIGTGWSSYIPNYNPREIIANVRRLLNGEELVPMDPWYKGFRGTIEKSAKEGGYIVNGTVTEIDEQTFRITELPIRKWTQDYKQFLESITDGAPNVKDPLIEDFRQNGDDAIVDIEIKMKPEKIATILQEGLFKKFKLTSTISTSNMHLFDAEGKIKKFDTPEQILEEFFPLRLDYYEKRKEYILGNLNRLLLILDNKVRFILGVVNGEIIVSNRKKAELLIELKEKGFTPMPRKGKSTKPQVAGANDDDSEEQEDAEPETASQSVSVEGATWGDYEYLLSLPIGTLTLESVQKLLDEKTEKEKEYEILSGTPTTSLWLKDLDEFEKKLDELDLKDAEDDRKRASQGSKKANGFASKPSKKPPQPRKNTKKAKSVEPENDNSSMEIENAVEAAKPAEVAKPKGRAAPKKNIQKEPEDDIQSLQERLAAYNIESSGEKSQAMESEEVQQKAAGKKQNNKRGGAKKKSSTIVLESDSDNEVNDVDDDDDDFEEVQQKAAPVKKGGRKPAAQNAKKAPAKAPAKAPAAPKKRSVGTKQSAGQKLLTDMLQPAEGTGTSPEKKVRKMRESPFNKKSGSILGRAAAKDISPIADLSAGSASNTPLSEDEVVEIAPQPARARPQRANRTQMKYALSESESEEDSDEDAELSDFEEDDD; via the exons atGGAAAAACGTCCTCTCCAAACCAGCAACGCCGCTAACATTCCTTCGAAAACAATCGAAGAAATGTACCAAAAGAAAACACAGCTCGAACACATTCTCCTCCGTCCGGATACCTACGTCGGTTCAATTGAAAAACACACTCAAAATCTCTGGGTTTACGAAAACGATGAAATGGTTCACCGTGCCGTTTCGTATGTTCCTGGACTCTACAAGATATTCGACGAGATCCTCGTTAACGCGGCCGATAACAAACAGAGAGATCCGTCTATGGATTCGTTGAAGGTTACGATAGATCCGGAAGCGAACACGGTTTCTGTTTACAACAACGGAGACGGTGTTCCGGTTGAGATTCATCAGGAGGAGAAGGTTTATGTTCCTGAGTTGATCTTCGGTCACCTTCTTACTAGTAGTAACTATGATGATAATGTGAAGAAAACTACTGGTGGACGGAATGGTTATGGTGCTAAGCTCACGAATATTTTTTCCACTGAGTTTATCATTGAGACTGCTGATGGTCGTCGTCTGAAGAAGTATAAGCAG GTGTTCTCTAATAATATGGGGACGAAGTGTGAGCCAGTGATAACCAAATGCAAAGCTAGTGAGAACTGGACCAAGGTGACCTTTAAGCCTGACTTGGAGAAGTTCAAAATGGCCTATCTTGAAGAGGATGTAGTTGCTTTGATGAAAAAGCGTGTCCTGGATATGGCTGGGTGTTTCGGAAAGACTGTTAAGGTTGAACTCAATGGTACCTTGATCCGTTTTAAGTCGTTCCGTGATTATGCTGATCTCTTCCTGAAATGTGCTGAGAAGTCCAAACCTATGCCTCTGCCAAG GATTCATGCCAAAGTAGGTGACAGGTGGGAGATCTGCATAAGTCTAAGTGATGGGCAATTTCAACAG GTCAGCTTTGTTAACTCCATTGCTACAATCAAGGGTGGGACACATGTTGATTACATCACCAATCAGATTACTACCTATATAATGAACAAAGTGAATAAGAAAAAGAAGGATGCAAATGTGAAAGCTCACACAGTAAAGAATCATTTGTGGGTTTTTGTCAATTCTTTGATTGACAACCCTGCTTTTGACTCCCAAACTAAAGAGACACTAACAACTAGACAAGCTAGTTTTGGTTCTAAATGTGATGTTCCAGAATCAATGTTGAAGGATG TTGAAAAATCTGGAATAGTGGATACCCTACTGTCATGGGCAGATTTTAAACAGAGTAAGGATTTGAAGAAAACAGATGGAACTAAGACCCAAAGGCTCCGTGGGATTGTAAAGCTTGAGGATGCCAATGAAGCTGGCGGAAGGAACTCTGAGAAATGTACTTTGATATTGACAGAGGGAGATTCTGCCAAGGCACTTGCT ATGGCTGGGCTTTCTGTGGTGGGTCGAGACCACTATGGTGTGTTTCCACTGAGAGGTAAATTGCTGAATGTGCGAGAAGCTAGCAGTAAACAAATAATGGACAATGAAGAAATTCAGAATATAAAAAAGATTCTGGGATTGCAGCAAAACAAAGAGTACACTAATGTGAAGTCTTTGAGATATGGTCACTTGATGATTATGGCTGATCAG GATCATGATGGCTCACATATCAAAGGGCTTCTGATTAATTTCATTCATTCCTTCTGGCCGTCGTTGCTTAAGGTTCCATCTTTCTTGGTGGAGTTTACTACTCCCATTATAAGG GCTTCTCATCCGAACAAGACAATTACATCATTTTATTCCATGCCGGAATATGAAGCATGGAAAGAAAGATTGGGGAACAGTGCAACTAGTTGGAAGATAAAGTACTATAAG GGGTTGGGTACAAGTACTCCCCAAGAAGGGAGAGAGTACTTTAGTGATCTTGGTAAGCACAGAAAGGATTTCATCTGGGATGATGAACTTGATGGAAATGCAATTGAGCTGGCATTTAGCAAGAAAAAAGCTGAAGATAGGAAGATTTGGATGCGTAATTTTGAG CCTGGAACTTGTCGTGATCATGAAGCCAAACTTATAAACTACAAGGATTTCGTTAACAAAGAGCTTATATTGTTCTCAAGGGCAGATCTTCAGAGGTCCATTCCCTCTATGGTTGATGGCCTTAAACCTGGTCAAAGGAAGATTCTTTTTGGTTCATTTAAGAAAAAGTTGTACAAAGAAATTAAAGTTGCCCAGTTTATTGGTTATGTGTCTGAGCACTCTGCTTACCACCATGGAGAGCAAAGTCTTGCTAGCACAATTATTGGAATGGCACAGGATTTTGTAGGCAGCAACAACATCAATCTTCTCAAACCAAATGGTCAATTTGGTACTCGTAACTTG GGTGGTAAAGACCATGCAAGTGCTAGATACATCTACACTGAGCTAAGTCCTGTTACTCGATGCCTCTTCCATGAGCATGATGATAAGCTTCTTGAATATTTGAATGAGGATGGGAAGTCCATTGAACCAAATTG GTACATGCCAATTATACCTTTGGTTCTTGTCAATGGAAGTGAGGGGATTGGGACAGGTTGGAGTTCTTACATTCCCAACTATAATCCACGGGAAATTATTGCCAATGTTAGACGATTGTTGAATGGTGAGGAATTAGTGCCGATGGATCCATGGTACAAAGGATTCAGAGGTACTATTGAGAAAAGCGCCAAAGAAGGTGGCTATATAGTCAATGGAACTGTGACTGAAATAGATGAACAAACATTCAGAATCACAGAGCTTCCTATACGTAAGTGGACTCAAGATTATAAGCAGTTTCTTGAATCCATAACTGATGGGGCGCCTAATGTCAAGGATCCTCTCATTGAG GATTTTAGGCAAAATGGGGATGATGCAATTGTAGACATTGAAATCAAGATGAAGCCAGAAAAGATAGCTACAATCCTGCAAGAAGGATTATTCAAGAAATTCAAATTGACTAGCACTATTAGCACAAGCAACATGCACCTTTTCGATGCAGAGGGAAAAATTAAGAAATTTGACACTCCAGAACAAA TTCTTGAAGAGTTCTTTCCACTTCGGCTAGACTATTATGAGAAGAGAAAG GAATATATATTGGGCAATCTTAATCGACTATTGTTGATTTTGGATAACAAGGTCAGGTTTATATTAGGGGTTGTGAATGGAGAAATTATTGTGAGCAACCGGAAAAAAGCTGAGTTGTTGATTGAGCTGAAGGAGAAAGGTTTTACTCCCATGCCCAGGAAAGGTAAATCTACAAAACCACAAGTTGCAGGGGCAAATGATGATGATTCAGAAGAGCAGGAAGATGCTGAGCCGGAAACTGCATCTCAGAGTGTCAGTGTTGAAGGAGCAACATGGGGTGACTATGAGTATCTTTTATCCTTACCTATTGGAACTTTGACTCTTGAAAGTGTGCAAAAGTTGCTTGATGAAAAAACTGAAAAGGAAAAGGAGTACGAAATTTTGTCTGGAACACCAACAACGTCACTGTGGTTGAAGGATCTAGATGAGTTTGAAAAGAAACTTGAT GAGCTAGATCTCAAAGACGCAGAGGATGATCGGAAGAGAGCAAGCCAAGGAAGTAAAAAAGCAAATGGTTTTGCTTCAAAACCTTCAAAGAAGCCGCCGCAACCACGAAAGAATACTAAGAAGGCCAAAAGTGTTGAGCCAGAGAATGATAATTCTTCAATGGAAATTG AGAATGCTGTTGAAGCTGCAAAACCAGCTGAGGTTGCAAAACCAAAAGGACGAGCAGCTCCTAAGAAGAATATCCAAAAG GAACCTGAAGATGATATTCAATCTCTTCAAGAACGCCTAGCTGCATATAACATTGAATCATCTGGCGAAAAGTCACAAG CGATGGAAAGTGAAGAAGTGCAACAGAAGGCTGCTGGGAAGAAACAGAATAACAAAAGGGGAGGGGCAAAAAAGAAGTCGAGTACCATAGTGTTGGAATCAGATAGTGATAATGAAGTTAATGATGTCGATGATGACGATGACGACTTCGAAGAGGTACAACAGAAGGCTGCACCAGTTAAGAAGGGAGGGAGAAAGCCTGCTGCTCAGAATGCCAAGAAGGCACCTGCAAAGGCTCCAGCAAAGGCACCCGCAGCCCCTAAGAAAAGAAGTGTAGGCACTAAACAATCGGCTGGTCAAAAATTATTAACTGATATGTTGCAGCCAGCTGAAGGTACAGGTACTTCCCCAGAGAAGAAAGTGAGGAAGATGAGGGAGTCTCCATTTAACAAAAAAAGTGGTTCTATACTGGGCAGGGCTGCTGCTAAGGATATAAGTCCAATTGCAGATTTGTCTGCAGGTTCTGCTTCTAACACTCCTCTTTCGGAGGACGAGGTGGTTGAGATTGCACCACAGCCAGCCAGGGCAAGACCTCAGAGGGCAAACCGTACTCAAATGAAATATGCATTGAGTGAATCTGAGAGTGAAGAGGATTCTGATGAGGATGCGGAATTGTcagattttgaagaagatgatgacTAG